One genomic region from Nostoc sphaeroides encodes:
- the sat gene encoding sulfate adenylyltransferase, which yields MSHNPDAIAPHGGQLVNRIATAEQRAEFLSKADFLPRVQLDDRAVSDLEMIAIGAFSPLTGFMNQQDYDRTVTEMRLANGLVWSIPITLSVSEEVASPLQEGGLIRLDNSRGEFIGVLQLTQKYNYDKTREAINVYRTDDAKHPGVQVLYNQGTVHLAGDIWLLQREPHPQFPTYQIDPAASRQLFRDKGWKTIVGFQTRNPIHRAHEYIQKCALEIVDGLFLHPLVGATKEDDIAADVRMRCYEILLEHYYPLDRVTLAINPAAMRYAGPREAIFHALVRKNYGCTHFIVGRDHAGVGDYYGTYDAQYIFDEFAPSELGIVPMKFEHAFYCTRTKQMATSKTSPSKPEERIHLSGTKVREMLRRGELPPPEFSRPEVAAELARAMQIEVPA from the coding sequence TTGAGTCACAATCCAGATGCCATAGCCCCGCACGGTGGACAGTTGGTTAACCGTATCGCCACAGCAGAACAAAGAGCAGAGTTTCTCTCAAAAGCTGACTTTTTGCCGCGAGTGCAACTAGACGATCGCGCCGTTTCTGATCTAGAAATGATTGCGATCGGTGCTTTTAGTCCACTGACGGGTTTTATGAACCAGCAAGACTACGATCGCACTGTAACAGAAATGCGATTAGCTAACGGTCTTGTCTGGTCAATTCCAATTACACTATCGGTCAGCGAAGAAGTAGCTTCCCCGTTACAAGAAGGCGGCTTAATCCGTCTGGATAACTCCAGAGGTGAATTTATTGGGGTTTTGCAACTGACGCAAAAATATAACTACGACAAAACCCGCGAAGCCATAAATGTCTACCGCACTGATGATGCTAAACATCCCGGCGTGCAGGTACTCTATAACCAAGGTACTGTACATCTGGCGGGTGATATTTGGTTGTTGCAACGCGAACCTCATCCCCAGTTTCCCACTTACCAAATCGATCCAGCTGCCTCACGGCAACTATTTAGAGATAAAGGTTGGAAAACCATCGTTGGCTTTCAAACTCGCAACCCCATCCACCGCGCCCATGAATATATTCAAAAGTGCGCCTTAGAAATCGTTGATGGTCTATTTTTGCACCCATTAGTCGGGGCGACAAAAGAAGATGATATCGCTGCTGACGTGCGGATGCGTTGCTATGAAATTTTGCTGGAACACTATTACCCCTTAGACCGGGTAACTTTGGCAATCAATCCAGCCGCAATGCGCTATGCTGGGCCTCGTGAAGCCATATTCCATGCTTTAGTCCGCAAAAACTACGGCTGTACTCACTTTATCGTCGGACGGGATCATGCTGGCGTTGGTGACTATTATGGCACTTACGATGCTCAATACATCTTTGATGAATTTGCGCCAAGTGAATTGGGCATTGTGCCGATGAAATTTGAACACGCTTTCTACTGCACGCGCACTAAGCAGATGGCAACATCTAAAACCAGTCCCAGCAAGCCAGAAGAACGTATTCATTTATCGGGAACAAAAGTCAGGGAAATGCTGCGACGCGGTGAATTACCACCACCAGAATTTTCTCGTCCAGAGGTAGCGGCAGAGTTAGCGCGGGCAATGCAGATAGAAGTACCGGCATAA
- a CDS encoding AAA family ATPase, producing MDKTLLEKFRKAYQDLELFPLITARQVEAFRVDFANETIARLEQAVEDAPPNGKIMFAGHRGCGKSSLLAKFAKKMNQQGYFVAFFSVSDLIEMSDVNHINILYAITLTLLTQATKAEIEISKDIEKSLLEWFTTTQTETVTKDLKSEIGVGGDFLKIITAKLKNEATFREEIKKTYERKVSELARKADEIASIIQAATGKQVLIVIDDLDKLDLGLVEDIYKNNINSLFLPKFQIIYTIPISAIRNSELLPILQSVVSRIQLMAVCKFFNPGDSRKPDGVPKEQLLKLFLDILERRIPPELIEPETARQIVLNSGGVVRELVRIARECCSQCLLLIRSEPERLDIKINQEVLQLAVKDLRNEFARPLGENLTNILVTTYENFTPKDAKSDDFLSLLHGLYVLEYENDDLWYDVHPIVVEILKRKQLIK from the coding sequence ATGGACAAAACTCTGCTGGAAAAGTTTCGCAAAGCGTATCAGGATTTAGAACTATTCCCACTCATCACAGCGAGACAGGTTGAAGCCTTTCGGGTTGATTTTGCTAACGAGACGATCGCCCGCTTAGAACAAGCTGTTGAAGATGCACCGCCTAATGGCAAAATTATGTTTGCCGGACATCGCGGTTGTGGCAAGTCTAGTCTGCTGGCGAAATTTGCTAAAAAAATGAACCAGCAAGGATATTTTGTTGCTTTCTTTTCGGTTTCTGACTTGATTGAGATGTCAGATGTTAACCATATTAATATTTTGTATGCGATTACTTTAACTTTATTAACTCAAGCGACTAAAGCTGAAATAGAAATTTCTAAAGATATTGAAAAATCTCTTTTAGAATGGTTCACTACTACTCAGACAGAGACAGTTACCAAAGACTTAAAATCTGAGATTGGAGTGGGTGGTGATTTCTTAAAAATTATCACTGCCAAGCTCAAAAATGAAGCAACGTTTCGGGAAGAAATTAAAAAGACTTACGAACGGAAGGTTTCGGAACTCGCCCGTAAGGCTGATGAAATTGCCTCTATCATTCAAGCTGCTACTGGTAAGCAAGTTCTCATCGTCATTGATGACTTGGATAAGCTTGATTTGGGTTTAGTCGAAGATATTTATAAAAATAATATTAATTCTTTATTTCTCCCGAAGTTTCAAATTATCTATACAATTCCTATTTCGGCAATTCGCAACAGTGAATTACTCCCCATTCTGCAATCTGTTGTATCTCGGATTCAGTTGATGGCTGTCTGTAAGTTCTTCAATCCCGGAGACAGCCGCAAACCCGACGGAGTACCCAAAGAACAATTGCTTAAATTGTTTCTGGATATTCTTGAAAGGCGTATTCCACCAGAATTAATCGAACCTGAAACCGCAAGGCAAATTGTCCTTAATAGTGGCGGTGTAGTGCGAGAATTGGTAAGAATAGCTAGAGAATGTTGTTCTCAGTGTTTGTTGCTGATTCGTTCGGAACCAGAACGCTTAGATATCAAAATTAATCAAGAAGTTCTGCAATTAGCAGTCAAAGATTTGCGGAATGAATTTGCTCGTCCATTGGGTGAGAATTTGACTAACATATTAGTAACGACATACGAAAATTTCACACCCAAAGATGCGAAAAGTGACGATTTTCTCTCGCTGCTGCATGGATTATACGTGCTGGAGTATGAGAATGATGATTTGTGGTATGACGTGCATCCCATTGTGGTGGAGATACTCAAACGCAAGCAGCTGATTAAATGA
- a CDS encoding Uma2 family endonuclease, giving the protein MSLTLEDLEKMQQQHPDFRMELVKGNIIVMSPSGYESDEVAAEMVAQLRNWVRPRKLGRTAASSAGFRLPNSDLRAPDASFVLAERLRRSPKSFAQLAPDLTVEVKSPSDNLDDLRAKIQEFLSLGTKVGILLNPDERIVELYNLGQEAIILRDGDILTVPELLPGWEVPIADLWPPEFD; this is encoded by the coding sequence ATGTCCCTAACCCTTGAAGACTTGGAAAAAATGCAGCAACAGCATCCTGACTTTCGCATGGAGCTAGTTAAGGGTAATATTATTGTTATGAGTCCATCAGGATACGAATCAGATGAGGTCGCAGCCGAAATGGTAGCCCAGTTACGTAACTGGGTTAGACCGCGCAAACTGGGGCGAACAGCAGCTTCTAGCGCCGGTTTTAGATTGCCTAATTCCGATTTACGCGCACCAGACGCCTCATTTGTTTTAGCCGAACGCTTGCGTCGCAGTCCCAAGTCTTTTGCTCAATTGGCTCCCGATTTGACTGTTGAGGTTAAGTCCCCTAGCGATAATTTAGACGATCTGAGAGCCAAGATTCAAGAATTTCTGAGTTTGGGAACTAAAGTAGGAATTTTGCTAAATCCAGATGAGCGGATTGTTGAACTTTACAATCTTGGACAAGAAGCAATAATACTTCGTGATGGCGATATTTTAACAGTTCCCGAACTGCTCCCAGGATGGGAAGTACCAATTGCAGATTTGTGGCCTCCAGAGTTTGACTAG
- a CDS encoding Uma2 family endonuclease: protein MNSPVIAKPVTPKTSYVLLYNVSWDQLEKLDVDLEGTGARLTYLDGILEIMSPVSDDHEDAKSTTSRLLEAYLREKKIRFYVRGSATLGKRKDGTRREPDESYNFGAKKPIPDLIIEITVTSGGINKLEIYKRLKVPEVWFWEDGLLSVYCLRDEEYEKASKSSFFPDLDIELLAQYSRMADQYDAVNEFSQVIRE from the coding sequence ATGAATTCCCCAGTCATCGCCAAACCTGTCACTCCAAAGACTTCCTATGTTTTGCTGTATAACGTCAGTTGGGATCAACTAGAAAAGCTAGATGTAGACCTAGAAGGTACAGGTGCGCGACTAACTTATTTAGATGGAATTTTAGAAATTATGTCCCCAGTTTCCGATGACCATGAAGATGCTAAAAGTACTACAAGTCGTTTGTTAGAGGCATATCTGAGAGAAAAGAAAATTCGCTTCTACGTTAGAGGAAGTGCTACACTCGGCAAACGCAAAGATGGTACGCGACGAGAACCAGATGAGTCTTATAACTTTGGGGCTAAAAAACCGATTCCAGATTTGATTATTGAAATTACTGTCACCAGTGGCGGCATTAATAAGTTGGAGATATACAAGCGTCTGAAAGTTCCCGAAGTCTGGTTTTGGGAAGATGGGTTACTTTCCGTCTATTGTTTGCGAGATGAGGAATATGAAAAAGCATCTAAAAGTTCTTTTTTCCCAGATTTAGATATAGAATTGCTGGCCCAGTATTCGCGTATGGCTGATCAGTATGATGCAGTTAATGAGTTTAGTCAGGTGATTCGGGAATAG
- a CDS encoding tetratricopeptide repeat protein — protein sequence MMLTDDPKAENQRNYQKLIVALEASQGILNLLIAVCDDRNLREKLIQQYETELIQQDFFTYRIRVRNQDPSLRYAVAQLIEAEPDLQQGTPAVITVLGIDELLSVKLDAPKSEEDRFFGYLQWTREALRQFHFPIVLWLTEPILVRLVEKAPDFWSWRGGVFWFKRESVSLELASANVSRDISKTIPEEPGGLPLEEILRLIEQIEAQEKEAPLLATLYESLAEAYKQRYRSQQERQLAIKAYEKAIALQTKLGLKADLASSLEKLGNLYFEFYDEVKKANDCYQQALLIYQEIGDRQGEANTLQAIGDVLQFLKRSDEALERYETALSFYRDTGSRLGEANTLRAIGDVLQFLDRRDEALERYETALSFYRDTGSRLGEANTLRAIGDVLQFLDRRDEALERYETALSFYRDIGDRLGEANTLRSIGDVLQFLDRRDEALERYETALSFYRDIGARLGEANTLRSIGDVLQFLDRRDEALERYETALSFYRDIGDRLGEANTLKAIGDVLQFLDRRDEALERYETALSFYRDIGARLGEANTLRAIGDVLQFLDRRDEALERYETALSFYRDIGDRLGEANTLKAIGDVLQFLKRSDEALQRYETALSFYRDTGSRLGEANILQEFGKLQENPQQKLEYLQQAQNLYIQIGDIYSQSRNLAYFIANAQLNMGDSEAAINSLTHAAELATTINYAPIQEYAQSRIAEINSTPTPTG from the coding sequence ATGATGTTAACCGATGATCCAAAAGCAGAAAATCAACGGAATTATCAGAAGTTAATTGTAGCCCTTGAAGCGAGTCAGGGTATTTTAAATTTGCTGATTGCAGTTTGTGACGATCGCAATTTACGCGAAAAACTCATTCAGCAATACGAAACTGAACTCATACAGCAGGACTTTTTTACCTATCGGATAAGGGTACGCAATCAAGATCCTAGTTTACGCTATGCCGTAGCGCAGTTGATAGAGGCAGAGCCAGATTTACAACAGGGTACACCTGCGGTAATTACAGTATTAGGTATAGATGAGTTGCTGTCGGTAAAGCTAGACGCACCCAAATCAGAAGAAGACAGGTTTTTTGGCTACTTACAATGGACAAGGGAAGCACTGCGACAATTTCACTTTCCGATTGTGTTGTGGTTAACTGAACCAATATTAGTTCGCTTGGTGGAAAAAGCGCCGGATTTTTGGAGTTGGCGAGGTGGAGTGTTTTGGTTTAAACGCGAGTCTGTGTCTCTAGAATTAGCAAGTGCGAATGTTTCACGAGACATATCCAAGACGATACCAGAGGAACCAGGCGGTTTACCTTTAGAAGAAATTTTACGACTCATTGAGCAAATTGAAGCCCAAGAGAAGGAAGCACCATTATTAGCAACGCTTTATGAGAGTTTAGCGGAAGCTTATAAACAGCGCTATCGCAGTCAGCAAGAACGCCAATTGGCAATTAAGGCATACGAAAAAGCAATTGCTTTGCAAACAAAGTTGGGGTTAAAGGCTGATTTAGCTAGTAGCTTGGAAAAGTTAGGAAATCTCTATTTTGAATTTTACGATGAGGTCAAAAAAGCTAATGATTGTTATCAACAGGCACTCTTAATTTACCAGGAGATAGGCGACAGGCAAGGGGAAGCGAATACATTACAAGCCATCGGCGATGTTTTGCAGTTCCTCAAACGCAGTGATGAAGCATTAGAACGCTACGAAACCGCATTGTCATTTTACCGCGACACTGGTTCTCGCTTGGGGGAAGCGAATACATTAAGAGCGATCGGCGATGTTTTGCAGTTCCTTGACCGACGTGATGAAGCATTAGAACGCTACGAAACCGCATTGTCATTTTACCGCGACACTGGTTCTCGCTTGGGGGAAGCGAATACATTAAGAGCGATCGGCGATGTTTTGCAGTTCCTTGACCGACGTGATGAAGCATTAGAACGCTACGAAACCGCTTTGTCATTTTACCGCGACATCGGCGATCGCTTGGGGGAAGCGAATACATTAAGAAGTATCGGCGATGTTTTGCAGTTCCTTGACCGACGTGATGAAGCATTAGAACGCTACGAAACCGCTTTGTCATTTTACCGCGACATCGGCGCACGCTTGGGGGAAGCGAATACATTAAGAAGTATCGGCGATGTTTTGCAGTTCCTTGACCGACGTGATGAAGCATTAGAACGCTACGAAACCGCATTGTCATTTTACCGCGACATCGGCGATCGCTTGGGGGAAGCGAATACATTAAAAGCGATCGGCGATGTTTTGCAGTTCCTTGACCGACGTGATGAAGCATTAGAACGCTACGAAACCGCTTTGTCATTTTACCGCGACATCGGCGCACGCTTGGGGGAAGCGAATACATTAAGAGCGATCGGCGATGTATTGCAGTTCCTTGACCGACGTGATGAAGCATTAGAACGCTACGAAACCGCATTGTCATTTTACCGCGACATTGGCGATCGCTTGGGGGAAGCTAATACATTAAAAGCGATCGGCGATGTTTTGCAGTTCCTCAAACGCAGTGATGAAGCATTACAACGCTACGAAACCGCATTGTCATTTTACCGCGACACTGGTTCTCGCTTGGGGGAAGCGAATATCCTGCAAGAATTCGGTAAGTTGCAAGAAAATCCCCAGCAAAAACTAGAATATCTCCAGCAAGCACAAAATCTCTACATCCAAATTGGCGATATCTACAGTCAAAGTCGTAACCTCGCATATTTTATCGCCAATGCACAGTTAAACATGGGAGACTCAGAAGCTGCAATTAATTCCTTAACTCATGCGGCTGAACTCGCCACCACCATTAACTATGCACCAATCCAAGAATACGCCCAAAGTCGCATAGCTGAAATCAACTCTACGCCCACACCAACAGGGTGA
- a CDS encoding ATP-binding protein: MGVEEALEFVDNLVFFTKGQHLDKIQRIILRKVWEDEKQTYQDIANSSSYTEAHLKAVGAGLWHLLSDVLGEKVSKSTFQSVVQRFWTTKQSQKVSHLANSTSNGDKPQDLDFNFIGRDRQIAELHTLVTRGAKVILIQGKGGVGKTTLARKYFKTQKFNFVLELWMATEIQNLTPVESVVEEWLRRYFNEEPGRDFGISLERLRRKLREQTSKIGVFIDNLETALDKNGKFLEYRRSYVELLRVLADIDVHSVTLVTSRERLRESTVEVNLYALEGLDDEAWRQFFSSCHINCDCSILGEMCRAYGGNAKAMQILRGAILTDFYGDIHAYWQENCTDLLGERELKDLVASQFTRLQERDLEAYRLLCRLGWYPYQDILTSVPIEGVLCLLWDVAEQKRRGVIKALQDLSLIEAKKGQYWLHPVIRDEAISRLRLVSEEWELVNLKAAEFCTQRVAAIKNITDALIRSLL, from the coding sequence ATGGGTGTAGAAGAGGCCTTAGAGTTTGTAGATAACTTGGTTTTTTTCACGAAGGGACAACACCTAGATAAAATTCAAAGGATTATCTTGCGTAAGGTGTGGGAAGATGAAAAACAGACTTACCAAGATATCGCCAATAGCAGTAGTTATACAGAAGCGCATTTAAAAGCAGTTGGTGCAGGACTTTGGCATCTATTATCAGATGTGCTAGGAGAGAAAGTCTCAAAATCAACCTTCCAAAGCGTGGTTCAGAGATTTTGGACAACTAAACAGTCTCAAAAAGTTTCCCATCTTGCAAATTCAACGAGCAATGGCGATAAACCCCAAGATTTAGATTTTAACTTTATCGGGCGCGATCGCCAAATAGCCGAACTCCACACCCTTGTCACTCGGGGAGCAAAAGTTATTCTCATCCAGGGTAAAGGCGGTGTTGGTAAAACAACCTTAGCACGTAAGTATTTTAAAACTCAAAAGTTTAATTTTGTATTGGAACTGTGGATGGCCACAGAAATCCAAAACCTCACTCCTGTAGAAAGTGTGGTTGAGGAATGGCTGCGGCGATATTTTAACGAAGAACCAGGACGCGATTTTGGTATCAGCTTAGAACGACTACGGCGGAAACTGCGAGAGCAAACTTCTAAAATTGGGGTGTTTATTGATAATCTCGAAACTGCTCTCGATAAAAATGGCAAGTTCCTAGAATATCGTCGCTCTTATGTTGAGCTATTAAGAGTATTAGCTGATATAGATGTGCATTCAGTTACTTTAGTAACAAGTCGTGAGCGTTTGCGGGAGTCTACTGTAGAGGTTAATCTCTATGCACTCGAAGGTTTAGATGATGAAGCTTGGCGACAGTTTTTTAGTAGTTGCCACATCAACTGCGATTGTAGTATTCTCGGTGAAATGTGCAGAGCTTATGGAGGTAACGCCAAAGCAATGCAAATTCTGAGAGGAGCAATATTGACAGATTTTTATGGTGACATTCACGCCTATTGGCAAGAAAATTGTACAGATTTATTAGGAGAAAGAGAGTTAAAAGATTTAGTCGCCAGCCAATTTACTCGTCTTCAAGAACGTGACTTAGAAGCCTATCGCCTCCTCTGTCGTTTAGGATGGTATCCTTATCAAGATATTCTTACTTCAGTACCTATTGAGGGAGTTTTATGTTTGCTTTGGGATGTAGCAGAACAAAAACGTAGAGGTGTGATTAAAGCTCTGCAAGATTTGTCTTTAATAGAAGCGAAAAAAGGACAATACTGGCTGCATCCTGTCATCCGTGATGAAGCAATTAGTAGGTTAAGGTTAGTTAGTGAAGAATGGGAATTAGTAAATCTAAAAGCCGCAGAATTTTGTACGCAACGAGTTGCAGCTATTAAAAATATCACAGATGCTTTAATTAGAAGTTTATTATAG
- a CDS encoding caspase family protein, with product MERRTFLNRIGSILAVLGVTEAEWLSLGNRYYQALAQPSPRKLALLIGINQYPRIPALSGCLTDVDLQRELLINRFGFQGSDILTLTEEQASREFIEAAFLDHLGKQAKADDLVVFHFSGYGSRVKLETSPETMQNALVPANVGEYTQNDKIVNYILEETLLLLLRSLPTNRVTAVLDTSYDVPSPVLGLKIRALQESVAKLAAEELDFLKQLKTQKLSSTPIVLTATSEPNQPAREGLFSGFSAGLFTYALTQYLWEFTPATTIQVALSCMENSLYKLGSKQQPGLLSSEKNQRVETLHVTSLQPDSIIGAEGVVSAIEEDGKTVYLWLAGLPPQVLLYYGVNSRFTLETTEQLVLRSRTGLTAKAQISKIESANPLKVGQLVQEAVRVLPRNIHLTIALDTRLERIERVDATSAFAGFSHVSTVIAGEKPADYIFAKLEEIPSRYGLFSLGGELIPNTIGEVGEAVKLTVQRLAPKLSTLFAAKLWRLTENQGSSRLPLKATLEIISGISPQVVMQRETIRTFKPETSIKKSVQTRLIASLPTAIVPIGSRMQYRVENQSDRPVYLILLGLNNNHTAVAFYSWETPQEANTADTKPLIKQVVIPPGESLTLPQTNAASEWLISGPARFCEQQLIFSTAPFSETLAALSTAKYSTAEERPIGSLLNPLDVAQALLQDLHNASALKAEMNGTAADSYILDVNNWASLSFSFQVV from the coding sequence ATGGAACGGCGCACGTTTTTAAACAGAATCGGCTCAATACTCGCGGTATTGGGGGTAACTGAAGCTGAGTGGTTGTCTTTGGGAAATCGCTATTATCAGGCTTTGGCGCAACCCAGTCCGCGCAAGTTGGCATTGTTAATAGGTATTAACCAATACCCAAGAATTCCAGCCCTCAGTGGTTGTCTGACGGATGTGGATTTACAAAGAGAACTTTTGATTAACCGCTTTGGTTTCCAAGGGTCAGATATTTTAACCTTAACTGAGGAACAAGCTAGCAGGGAATTCATTGAGGCAGCTTTTTTAGATCACTTGGGCAAGCAAGCTAAAGCCGATGATCTTGTCGTCTTCCACTTTAGCGGTTATGGCAGCCGTGTAAAATTAGAGACATCGCCAGAGACAATGCAAAATGCTCTAGTGCCAGCTAATGTGGGTGAATATACACAAAATGATAAAATCGTCAACTATATATTAGAAGAAACTCTACTGCTATTATTGCGATCGCTGCCCACAAACCGAGTCACAGCAGTATTGGATACTAGCTATGATGTTCCTAGCCCAGTCTTAGGGTTAAAAATTCGCGCCCTTCAGGAGTCAGTAGCAAAGCTAGCAGCAGAAGAACTGGACTTTCTCAAACAACTTAAAACTCAGAAATTATCCAGCACTCCAATTGTTTTAACAGCTACCTCAGAACCAAACCAGCCAGCAAGGGAAGGACTCTTTTCTGGTTTTAGTGCGGGGTTATTTACCTACGCCTTGACACAGTATTTGTGGGAATTCACCCCAGCTACCACAATTCAAGTCGCCCTGTCGTGTATGGAAAATTCTCTATACAAATTGGGTAGTAAACAGCAACCGGGGTTATTAAGTAGTGAGAAAAATCAACGTGTAGAGACGTTACATGTAACGTCTCTACAGCCAGACAGCATCATTGGTGCAGAAGGCGTAGTGAGTGCTATTGAAGAAGACGGTAAAACAGTCTATCTGTGGTTGGCAGGATTACCTCCACAAGTGCTGCTATACTACGGAGTTAATTCTCGATTTACATTAGAAACAACAGAGCAATTAGTATTGCGATCGCGCACTGGGTTAACTGCAAAAGCCCAAATTTCCAAAATTGAAAGTGCAAATCCCCTAAAAGTTGGGCAACTCGTCCAAGAAGCAGTCCGGGTTTTACCGCGAAATATTCATTTAACAATAGCTTTGGATACTAGATTAGAAAGAATTGAGCGGGTAGATGCGACAAGTGCCTTTGCTGGATTTTCCCATGTATCCACCGTAATAGCAGGAGAAAAACCGGCCGATTATATATTTGCCAAGCTAGAGGAAATTCCTAGTCGTTATGGTCTATTTTCTCTTGGTGGCGAACTAATTCCCAATACCATCGGGGAAGTAGGAGAAGCAGTAAAATTAACAGTGCAAAGGTTAGCGCCAAAATTATCAACCCTGTTTGCAGCCAAGTTATGGCGACTTACAGAAAATCAAGGTTCTTCCCGCTTGCCTCTCAAGGCAACCTTAGAAATAATTAGCGGTATATCACCACAGGTGGTGATGCAGCGTGAAACAATACGAACTTTCAAACCTGAAACTTCGATAAAAAAATCAGTACAGACGCGATTAATCGCCTCTCTCCCCACTGCGATTGTGCCTATCGGTAGTCGAATGCAATATCGAGTGGAAAACCAGAGCGATCGCCCAGTATATTTAATCTTACTGGGATTAAACAATAATCATACAGCAGTTGCTTTCTACTCTTGGGAAACCCCTCAAGAAGCAAACACTGCCGACACCAAGCCCCTCATCAAACAAGTTGTCATCCCCCCAGGTGAAAGCCTCACCCTACCGCAAACTAATGCTGCTTCCGAATGGCTGATTTCAGGGCCAGCTCGCTTTTGCGAACAACAACTAATTTTTAGTACTGCCCCCTTTAGCGAAACTCTCGCCGCCTTGAGTACTGCTAAGTATTCCACAGCCGAAGAACGGCCGATTGGTTCATTGTTGAATCCCTTAGACGTTGCACAAGCCTTGCTACAAGACTTGCATAACGCCAGCGCCCTCAAAGCGGAAATGAACGGCACAGCAGCCGACTCATATATCTTGGATGTGAATAATTGGGCAAGTCTTAGCTTTAGTTTTCAGGTTGTGTAA
- the mnmA gene encoding tRNA 2-thiouridine(34) synthase MnmA — protein sequence MKKVVVGLSGGVDSSTAAAILHHQGYEVIGLTLWLMKGKGQCCSEGMIDAADLCEQLGVPHQIVDIRDLFQTHIVDYLVTGYSAGITPLPCSQCNKTVKFGPMVQYAREELGCDRIATGHYARISHDEATGRYQLLRAVDRNKDQSYFLYDLSQDLLAATIFPLGELEKTDTRRIATEYGLKTADKPESQDLCLVESNGSMRAFLDKYLAPKTGDIVDVTGKVLGQHDGVHHYTIGQRKGLGIAAAEPLYVIELDAENNKVVVGDRTKVTQPECTVNRVNWVSIAEPSTPIHAEVQIRYRSTPTPATVIPLENSRVRLVFDEPQISITPGQAAVWYDGEKVLGGGIIEQFS from the coding sequence ATGAAAAAAGTCGTCGTTGGTCTTTCTGGTGGCGTTGACAGTTCCACCGCCGCAGCTATCCTGCACCATCAGGGCTATGAAGTGATTGGTTTGACTCTTTGGCTAATGAAAGGCAAAGGTCAATGTTGCTCTGAAGGTATGATCGACGCGGCTGATCTCTGTGAACAACTGGGCGTTCCCCATCAGATTGTCGATATTCGGGATCTCTTTCAGACGCATATTGTCGATTACCTGGTAACTGGTTACAGTGCTGGGATCACGCCTTTGCCTTGCTCCCAGTGTAATAAAACGGTGAAGTTTGGGCCAATGGTGCAGTATGCTCGTGAAGAATTGGGATGCGATCGCATCGCCACTGGTCATTATGCCCGAATTAGCCATGACGAAGCAACTGGGCGTTACCAATTATTAAGGGCTGTTGACCGCAACAAAGACCAGTCATACTTTCTCTATGATTTGTCTCAAGATTTACTTGCAGCAACTATATTTCCTCTAGGCGAACTAGAAAAAACTGACACCCGCCGCATTGCGACTGAATACGGACTGAAAACTGCTGACAAGCCAGAAAGTCAAGATTTATGCTTAGTGGAAAGCAATGGTTCCATGCGGGCATTTTTGGATAAATATTTAGCTCCCAAAACAGGCGATATTGTCGATGTTACAGGCAAAGTTTTGGGACAGCATGATGGTGTCCATCACTACACCATTGGCCAGCGCAAAGGCTTGGGAATTGCTGCTGCCGAACCGTTGTATGTGATTGAATTAGATGCGGAAAATAATAAAGTAGTAGTAGGCGATCGCACTAAGGTAACTCAGCCAGAATGCACAGTAAATCGGGTAAATTGGGTTTCTATTGCTGAACCATCCACCCCAATTCATGCCGAAGTGCAAATTCGCTATCGTTCAACGCCTACACCAGCGACAGTGATTCCGTTGGAAAACTCCCGTGTGCGTTTGGTATTTGATGAACCCCAAATCAGCATCACCCCCGGACAAGCGGCGGTATGGTACGACGGCGAAAAAGTGTTAGGTGGCGGAATAATTGAACAGTTTAGTTAA